TTGGAGCATAAAATATTTGGCgatttaaatggaaaaatattagtgtgAAATGGACAATGTTTGTCCCTACACATTGTTGAATGAATGGATGCCCTTGAGCCTTGTATTTCAGCCACCACTTCAACTTAATACAAAACTCTCTAGCTCAGAATTTTCAGCCCCTCCTATTAAATGACTCTAAACTCAATAGAATGTGATAAATActcatacatatatttatatatcatattcatttaatttataactaCTATAGTGACTCGTACACATGCctccatttaatttattcttgaAATTAATCCTGTTTTCCAAAGTTTGTATTTGTTTGATGTCGATATTTCTGCAACTTGGGTGAGAGAGGTCTTAGCAAGCTGTGATGGTATAAATGGATTAAATGGGACGTgcatatcaatttaattactgaaatattaatcatattatatacACATACGGTATATATATGAGGTTtgaaattgacatttttattaaactagCTAAGAGTGGGTTGTCACTTgtcatgaataaaaataattggctctttgtggaaaaaaaagttatgaacaaattaaaatttattaaattgtcaTTTAGTTATTACTTTTAGTTCATTGTTAGGCCAATCCCATGACTTTCTTGCCCTGTGAATTACATCATAGCTTTACTATGGTTTATTGTAGCCGAATTTCGGCCCTATACAAATCATTGGTTCTTCCTAATGTTATCATCTAGGACATTGTTTTCATAATTCTGATCAATATTAGGAATTTTTCGTAATTTGAATCATTAATGTTTAAATTTGAGGGCTGTGCTATTTGTGGTTCCCAGATTTGATTGACGATTGTATTAGTACGTAACTCACTTTTTTGCAAAAGGAAGTCGGGATTCGCGACTCCTGAAACCGCAATCCAAGCATTTACACATTCGGATATCCGtgatttggaatttttctaaGGACAATTACAaacctaataaaattatacccGTTTAATTTGCATTGTTTGAAAGTTATGATTCAAATGACAGTTTTCTTATGGTAAAATTATGGTTTATTTACCGGGtttgaattataataaaaGGACAATTCTTATGTACACGCATGGCAATGGCgttcttttttatttggtcAATTGATACGTCATATACTCTTTCTATTCGTCATTAACTGTcttatattgtaatttttaaatatgcattattaaatgttttcttttacttttttaaatttttggcaaATAGACTTCAAATCTTAtaaactcacattttattataaaactattagTCCTTTTTAACTTAAAATCCTTACATTATTGTAAAGGAGACTTGAAGAATAAGGCTTAAATCTATCATTTCATAACACATGCATACACTTACAAACCAATAACCTAACTTTAACCTCATCCAACCATAAACTAAATCCACTAAATTagaatcaatcaatcaatcaacaaaatacacactttaatcatttcttcacataacacaacacaaaaataattactacacttaaaacattaaataaaaacaacatcCCAAACCCTAAAACCATTACTACAACCCAAATATGATTTAACTAGTAAAGTGACTACAACTCACAACCATGTAGGCTCCCTCTGTCTTTGCTCTTATTTTCCCCTCCCCATTCCTACTTAATCCCCACCTCCTCTTCAAAACCTTCACCCCAATCCaatctccctctctctctctattaacatcttcacatttattttattccggAAGTAAGCTGATAAACTCCGTATCATTATTCGACACATACCAATGGAGACTCAAGACGGCAGCAACGGTAGCCTCCGCGTTGCTTCATTCTCGTGCTACCTCGATAAAGCCAAGGAGAGCCTCGTCCACCGCGTCTCCGCCCAAGACCACAACAACATGACCATCAAattctccgccgccgccgccgccagcGGCCTCCGAGTCGACTCGCTCTCCCGCGCCTCCGACCACAACCTCCTCTTCCAAGTCCCCGCCCCCGTCCCGGACCCCACCGCCGCCTTCTCCTTCTCCCACCAATCCGCCGAGATCGGCGTCTTCGGCGCCGACCGCTACTTTAATACTAGGAAGCTTCAATACCCCACCGCCGCCGCACCCCCCCGCCGCGCCGCCACGACCTCGGGGTCAGGATCGGAGTCGGAATCGTCCGTTGCTACATCGTGGAACAGCCAATCCACTCTCCTCCGATCAAATCAATCGATTCAACTGAAGCAGAAGaaagccgccgccgccgccgtcgtcACCGCCGCCCGCCTCTTCACCGGATTCAACTGCAGAACCCCCTGCTTCGGCAATAAATCCGTCCAAATCAGCGAATTCGTCGCCGCTCCGGCTAAGAATCAGCTAATTGAGAAGATCGAAGAGTCGCGGCGATCAATTGAAGTCTTCGGATCGTCGCgcaaaattagggtttcaaAAGGGGGAAATGACGTGGCCACGAACATGGAGAGGAAACTGTCGATGCTGACGTGGGACGCGATTCCGGTGGCCGGGAGCAGCAACCTCCCGACCTCAACCGTCGGaagcagcagcggcggcggtggcggtggcggtggcggcgaTGGCGCGGAGAGCGACGGCAGCTCGGATTTGTTCGAGATCGAGGACGTTTCCGGAAGCATCTACTCGGTTCTAGAAGGCGtggacgacgacgacgacgacgacgagcCGAGCTGTGTGATGAGCCCCGCCACGTCGCTGTACGCGCCGAGCGAGGCCTCCATCCAGTGGAGCGTCGTCACCGCCAGCGCGGCTGATTTCTCATCCGCGCTGTCGGAGTTCGACAGCGTCAGTGTCACCGCCGCTGCGGCGGCGAAACCGAGGGCTAATAGCAACCAAGGGCAGAAGAGTAGGCCTTCTCATGGATTGCTAGGGTGCAAGAGTGTTAAAGCTGTGGATGTTGCTAATGAGAATGTGTGTGTTAAGGTTAAgaacaaaaccctaattaattagtcaatcaattaatcaatcaatcatcaatttgttgtttatgtatgtgtgtgagaTTATAGTTTCAATACTATTAAGGGTTAATTGTATGTAAATTTACaaagtttgatcaaattaCGGTTTGTTCTGTTCTGTACATTTCGGTCCaaatttgaatgataaatcacaaagttttaaaattcTCATTGGTCTCACGTCGATTCTCATTGGATGAACTGTGACACAAACGTGTATGAATGTGACGATGTGTACAACTAAACCACTTCGTATTTGGTTGGACGAGACAAttgagaatttttaaaaatttgtgattCCATAACCcatttcatgatattattaattaattttgatgattatGATTATGTTATAGTACATGATGATTGAGGAGGCCGTGTAACAAGGCTTTTTGTTTTGcaatttgtgtgttttttgtGTCATCCAAAGGTAGAACATGAGTGTGTTGAAAACCCTAAAAAGATTGTGTATATATGTTGAGGTGGGCGTTTCTTGTCTGAGGGAATCGAAAGTTTGAAGCACTaattgttgtgtgtgtgtttgttgtGTGATTAAATATTGTGGAGATTCTTGAGTTGGGGTCACCAAGAATGTTTGCTTTTGTGACATAAATACCAACAATTCTATTATTTGCATGTTGACATGCATGTGTTTCTTAGCAGTTGAAGGTCCTACATAGGTTAATAATTTCATGTTCAATAAAATGTTTGCACTTATGTAATGTATAATTCAATGGGTAGAAATTCGTAGGGTCTCTAGTGAGCCTATTATTCTTAGGATCACATACATGATTAGGTTACCGTGAAAATTATTTGGTAAATTGTCAGAAAAACCACCGAGTTTGGTCAATTTCTAAACAGtttcaaaactttaaaaaatggtTGATTATATCGTAACTATGGCATCTTTTTTCTCAAGGCGAAAATTGCAGCGTACTATGTGTCTGAATTTATTAATGTCACGCATACCTATGCAAAACTAAAGACGTGGTTGACTACGTGTATTAAACAAAACATAGACTATCACACATTAACCCTAGCTCCCGCAAGTCGGATTTGCCACCGCCAGACCATCTTCTTCGTCATGCTAGGGTTTTGAAACTCTAGCGATGTCGTCTTGAATTCACACACTCTAGTGCATGCGATTTAAtcgtaaaattattttctattaaatttcaattggTTGTACgttactcctatttttttatttagatatttaattatttttcataggCGTATTAACTCAAGGAAGAGGTCCCGGAATGGAATGTTTCTCCATGGGACCAAATATAGGTGGAACGTCAATTTCATAtgtaattatagtataatagtTATAGGTTTGAACAAAatacactaaaaataaataaaattggacCACGTCGAATTAAATAACCAATACCTAGATCTCTTGATAATGTGTCAGAAATATTATGGttgtatgtataaaataatactcttgTGTATAAAATAGTTGAATGCCATATATACATGATTGCAaaatatagtaggagtagtactaATAACTTCTATCTTGACCCAAACCAATTTTGGCCCATTAATCTGCTGCAATAAACAGACAAGCCCAAACCTCCAATTTATTCATATTGGTATTTACTACTCCTAATATTTagatgaattttaattatgccAAGAGTAGTAACTTGAAATGTGTCTGTGTGTGTTTGAAAAAATACATAGTGAGCTACGAAAATGGTCTCTGGAATATGGGTTTATACCGCTCATAGTCcttgaactttaaaaatatcaccagtagtccctggactaagggtttatctcgaaattggtccttttggcttttttttgttacgaaaatgcccttttggggattttgggtagtttgggcaatttgttcattttacacttttaacattttaaatataatattatttcagtcATGTACTAAatcgatattatttcaaaattatcattcttcttcccttttgtcatccttcactttttttttatttcaatattagatttaattttataattaaattttaaatttcaatttttaaatataaaaaaaaaattaactaaaattattaattcatggacattatatatattgattaaaactattaatttttgttaattaatataatattcagctgaattgaagaagtacagaaaaataatagtattaatcatgatgaaaaaataagagctattctatttagccttcgttcggttgttataattgcttgagattgaatattatgaagttgactaaaatttgatcatactaaaaattttatataggagtatttttgttgaaattttctagtaaattttgattgttttcaaactaataaacgaaaattatattagtcttacattagatgcatatatatttcagaataaatcatgttatatgatctatttatgattaaagctattaaatattgattaaaactaagtcgtcgtcgtaccttattgattaaatattagacactatcaaatatt
The genomic region above belongs to Salvia hispanica cultivar TCC Black 2014 chromosome 3, UniMelb_Shisp_WGS_1.0, whole genome shotgun sequence and contains:
- the LOC125212839 gene encoding protein PHYTOCHROME KINASE SUBSTRATE 3-like: METQDGSNGSLRVASFSCYLDKAKESLVHRVSAQDHNNMTIKFSAAAAASGLRVDSLSRASDHNLLFQVPAPVPDPTAAFSFSHQSAEIGVFGADRYFNTRKLQYPTAAAPPRRAATTSGSGSESESSVATSWNSQSTLLRSNQSIQLKQKKAAAAAVVTAARLFTGFNCRTPCFGNKSVQISEFVAAPAKNQLIEKIEESRRSIEVFGSSRKIRVSKGGNDVATNMERKLSMLTWDAIPVAGSSNLPTSTVGSSSGGGGGGGGGDGAESDGSSDLFEIEDVSGSIYSVLEGVDDDDDDDEPSCVMSPATSLYAPSEASIQWSVVTASAADFSSALSEFDSVSVTAAAAAKPRANSNQGQKSRPSHGLLGCKSVKAVDVANENVCVKVKNKTLIN